A DNA window from Anastrepha ludens isolate Willacy chromosome 6, idAnaLude1.1, whole genome shotgun sequence contains the following coding sequences:
- the LOC128867091 gene encoding uncharacterized protein LOC128867091, translating to MFQKIFSRPHRHLQPCSALKYYSKIKSSKEVKVQVRQGVVVGREERLPNGKPFHCFQGIPYAVPPLGKLRFQSPVPLERFATPELDCTRLKDPCHQQNLITNESFGSEDCLHLNVYAPVKSLNHPFPVMVWIHGGGFQFGDGQTFLPLSLVSEDVIVVSINYRLGLWGFACLPEAGIWGNAGLKDQRQALVWVQENIANFNGDPNNVTLFGESAGASSVSLHTLTSHAHILFHKAIMQSGTANTEWVFQRKPREKMYHLCDLLGCQSKDPKEVLKFLQSNEKVTPEIVLEKTGDLLLPDERRRGPPFPLRPVLEDARSSDAFINTPVLELMQHTNTLTMPTIIGYNSAESLVSLRYKNLGIVDGDLARFVPRNIPLPFDHPEIQSFVQNIREFYFGGHKITKEHLQGLANLLTDYHFLIDIHLAIKLQAFHQPRAPLYAYRFNYTGGRDFFKRLSTFEHLDGACHGDELNYLFQYFEDDMSTFSESDAQTTKRLSAMWANFARYGNPTPKSSDVAKELGIVWMPVRRPMGGDDCKLDYLSIDRKCSMQQDPDNDRIQFWQNVYKKYKAKDYSIINKSSKEVKVQVRQGVVVGREERLPNGTPFHCFQGIPYAVPPLGKLRFQPPVPLEQFDAPELDCTSPKDPCYQRDSVTREPVGSENCLHLNLYTPVKSSSQPLPVMVWIHGGGFLFGHGQTLVSEDVIVVSINYRLGLWGFACLPEAGIWGNAGLKDQRQALVWVQENIANFNGDPNNVTLFGESSGACCSGTANSEWVFQRKPREKMYHLCDLLGCYSKDPKEMLKFLQSNEKVTPDIVLGKTRVLLLPDERRRGFPFPLRPVLEDSSSPDAFIDTPVLELMQRTDTLTMPTIIGYNSAEALTILRRQNLEEIEGDLSRFVPRNIPLPFDHPEIQSFVQNIREFYFGGHKITKEHLQGLANLLTDYHFLIDIHLAIKLQAIHQPRAPLYAYRFNYTGGRDFFKRSFKLEHLDGACHGDELNYLFQYFEDDMSTFSESDAQTTKRLSAMWANFARYGNPTPKNSDIAKELGIAWTPVKRPMESDDWKLDYLSIDRKCSMQQDPDNDRIQFWQNSFSAFKYYSSIKSSKEVKVQVRQGVVVGREERLPNGNPFHCFQGIRYAVPPVGELRFQSPIPLAQFETPELDCTRPRDQSHQKDRITKKPAGSEDCLHLNVYAPVKSSSQPLPVMVWIHGGGFLFGHGQTFMPVSLLSEDVIVVSINYRLGFFGFAYLPEAGIWGNAGLKDQRQALAWIHENIANFNGDPNNVTLFGMSAGSACIGLHTLASHAHKLFQKAIMHGGVANSEWLFQRQPRQKTYQMCYLLGCQSKDPKEMLKFIQSPGKVSPTAVLKNTRYLVTPEARRRGPPFPLGPVLEDSSSPDAFITTPVLELMQRPDTLAMPTIVAYNSGEGLTYLKHQVLEVVDEDLARFIPRNIPLPYDHPELKMLVQKVREFYFGGEKITQEHLQNLTDLLSDYHLVYDIHLATKFQAIHQPRAPLYALRFDYEGDRDFFKKMYKLEHLNGSCHGDEINYLLQYVGEDMSTFSESDLQATKHLSALWTNFARHGNPTPKNSDIAKELGIEWTPVKRPLQGEDCNLDYFIFDRQCSTQQDPDSARIQFWENVYKKYKMQDYSVLDARD from the exons atgtttcaaaaaatattttcacgtcCTCACAGACACTTGCAGCCGTGTAGTGCTCTCAAATATTATAGTAAAATT AAATCATCGAAGGAAGTTAAAGTGCAAGTGCGCCAAGGTGTCGTTGTTGGACGAGAAGAACGTCTACCGAATGGGAAACCATTTCACTGCTTCCAAGGAATACCATATGCAGTGCCGCCACTAGGGAAATTACGCTTCCAG TCACCAGTTCCATTGGAGCGATTTGCCACCCCTGAATTGGATTGCACAAGGCTAAAAGACCCATGCCATCAGCAAAATCTTATCACGAACGAATCTTTTGGTTCAGAAGATTGCCTCCATCTAAATGTGTACGCTCCTGTTAAGTCTTTAAACCACCCATTTCCAGTTATGGTTTGGATACATGGTGGAGGTTTCCAGTTCGGTGATGGTCAAAC attcttgCCACTTAGTCTTGTGTCGGAGGATGTCATTGTGGTGTCGATAAATTATCGCTTAGGCCTATGGGGATTTGCTTGCTTGCCAGAGGCAGGAATATGGGGCAATGCTGGTCTCAAAGATcag CGTCAAGCCCTGGTCTGGGTACAAGAAAATATTGCCAACTTTAATGGTGATCCGAACAATGTAACATTATTTGGAGAGAGTGCTGGAGCCAGTTCTGTAAGTTTGCATACACTGACGTCTCACGCACACATTCTTTTCCATAAAGCTATCATGCAGAGTGGCACTGCAAACACGGAATGGGTATTCCAACGCAAACCAAGGGAAAAGATGTATCACCTTTGCGATTTGCTGGGTTGTCAATCGAAGGATCCGAAGGAAGTTCTTAAGTTTTTACAATCGAATGAAAAGGTAACACCTGAGATAGTTCTGGAGAAGACTGGGGATCTACTTTTACCTGACGAACGACGTCGTGGCCCACCTTTTCCGTTACGGCCTGTACTCGAAGATGCGCGCAGTTCAGATGCATTCATTAACACTCCCGTGCTCGAGCTCATGCAACATACCAATACTCTCACAATGCCCACCATAATTGGCTACAATTCAGCAGAATCCCTTGTATCTTTAAGATACAAGAACCTAGGGATAGTTGATGGAGATCTTGCGCGCTTTGTTCCTCGTAATATTCCATTGCCATTTGATCATCCAGAAATACAATCGTTTGTACAAAATATTCGAGAATTCTATTTCGGAGGtcataaaattacaaaagagCACCTTCAAGGTTTAGCCAATTTATTAACAGACTATCATTTTCTTATCGATATACACTTAGCGATAAAATTACAAGCGTTTCATCAACCACGTGCTCCACTCTATGCCTATCGCTTCAATTACACGGGAGGACGTGATTTTTTCAAGCGATTATCTACATTTGAGCATCTAGACGGTGCATGTCACGGAGATGAACTAAATtatctttttcaatatttcgaagaTGATATGAGCACATTTTCGGAGAGTGATGCACAAACCACCAAACGTTTAAGTGCGATGTGGGCCAACTTTGCACGCTATGGTAATCCGACACCAAAGAGCAGTGACGTTGCGAAGGAGTTGGGCATTGTGTGGATGCCTGTTAGGAGACCAATGGGGGGTGATGATTGTAAACTGGACTATTTAAGCATTGATCGAAAATGTAGCATGCAACAAGATCCTGACAACGATCGCATTCAATTCTGGCAGAATGTATATAAGAAATATAAGGCGAAGGATTATTCGATTATAAAC AAATCATCGAAGGAAGTTAAAGTGCAAGTGCGCCAAGGTGTCGTTGTTGGACGAGAAGAACGTCTGCCGAATGGGACACCATTTCACTGCTTCCAAGGAATACCATATGCAGTGCCGCCACTAGGGAAATTACGCTTCCAG CCACCAGTTCCATTGGAGCAATTTGACGCCCCTGAATTGGATTGCACAAGCCCAAAAGACCCATGTTATCAGCGAGATAGTGTCACAAGAGAGCCCGTTGGTTCAGAAAATTGCCTCCATTTAAATTTGTACACCCCTGTTAAGTCTTCAAGTCAGCCACTTCCAGTTATGGTTTGGATACATGGTGGAGGTTTCCTGTTCGGTCATGGCCAAAC TCTTGTGTCGGAGGATGTCATTGTGGTGTCGATTAATTATCGTTTAGGCCTATGGGGGTTTGCATGCTTGCCAGAGGCAGGAATATGGGGCAATGCTGGTCTCAAAGATCag CGGCAAGCCCTGGTCTGGGTACAAGAAAATATTGCCAACTTTAATGGTGACCCAAACAATGTAACATTATTTGGAGAGAGTTCGGGAGCTTGTTGT AGTGGCACTGCAAACTCGGAATGGGTATTCCAACGCAAACCAAGGGAAAAGATGTATCACCTTTGCGATTTGCTGGGTTGTTACTCGAAGGATCCGAAGGAAATGCTTAAGTTTCTACAATCGAATGAAAAGGTTACTCCTGACATAGTTCTGGGAAAGACAAGAGTTCTACTTTTACCTGACGAGCGACGTCGTGGCTTCCCTTTTCCGTTACGGCCTGTACTTGAAGATTCGAGCAGCCCGGATGCATTCATTGATACTCCCGTGCTTGAGCTCATGCAACGGACCGATACTCTCACAATGCCCACCATAATTGGCTACAATTCGGCAGAAGCCTTAACAATTTTAAGACGTCAGAATTTAGAAGAGATTGAGGGAGATCTTTCGCGCTTTGTTCCTCGCAATATTCCATTACCATTCGATCATCCAGAAATACAATCGTTTGTACAAAATATTCGAGAATTCTATTTCGGAGGtcataaaattacaaaagagCACCTTCAAGGTTTAGCCAATTTATTAACAGACTATCATTTTCTTATCGATATACACTTAGCAATAAAATTACAAGCGATTCATCAACCACGTGCGCCACTCTACGCTTATCGCTTCAATTACACGGGAGGACGTGATTTTTTCAAGCGATCATTTAAATTAGAGCATCTAGATGGTGCGTGTCACGGAGATGAACTAAATtatctttttcaatatttcgaagaTGATATGAGCACATTTTCGGAGAGTGATGCACAAACCACCAAACGTTTAAGTGCGATGTGGGCCAACTTTGCACGCTATGGTAATCCGACACCAAAGAACAGTGACATTGCGAAGGAGTTGGGCATTGCGTGGACGCCTGTTAAGAGACCAATGGAGAGTGATGATTGGAAACTGGACTATTTAAGCATTGATCGAAAATGTAGCATGCAACAAGATCCTGACAACGATCGCATTCAATTCTGGCAGAAT TCGTTTAGTGCTTTCAAATATTATAGTTCAATT AAATCATCGAAGGAAGTTAAAGTGCAAGTGCGCCAAGGTGTCGTTGTTGGACGAGAAGAACGTCTACCGAACGGGAACCCATTTCACTGTTTTCAGGGAATACGATACGCAGTGCCGCCAGTAGGGGAATTACGCTTCCAG TCGCCAATTCCATTGGCGCAATTTGAGACGCCAGAATTGGATTGCACACGCCCAAGAGACCAATCCCATCAGAAAGATCGGATCACAAAAAAACCTGCCGGTTCAGAAGATTGCCTCCATCTAAATGTGTACGCTCCTGTTAAGTCCTCAAGTCAGCCACTTCCAGTTATGGTTTGGATACATGGTGGAGGTTTCCTGTTCGGTCATGGCCAAAC ATTCATGCCAGTTAGTCTTCTGTCGGAGGATGTCATTGTGGTGTCGATTAATTATCGCTTAGGTTTTTTCGGTTTTGCGTACCTGCCTGAAGCAGGTATATGGGGAAATGCTGGTCTCAAAGATCAG CGGCAAGCTCTGGCCTGGATACATGAAAATATAGCAAACTTTAATGGTGACCCGAACAATGTAACCTTATTCGGAATGAGTGCTGGATCTGCTTGTATAGGTCTGCATACATTGGCATCTCACGCGCACAAACTTTTCCAAAAAGCCATCATGCATGGTGGCGTTGCAAACAGCGAGTGGTTATTCCAACGCCAACCAAGGCAAAAGACGTATCAAATGTGCTATTTGCTGGGCTGTCAATCGAAGGAtccgaaggaaatgctcaagtTTATACAATCCCCCGGAAAGGTAAGTCCTACGGCAGTTCTGAAAAATACAAGGTATCTAGTTACACCAGAAGCGCGACGCCGTGGGCCACCTTTTCCGCTAGGGCCTGTACTCGAAGATTCCAGCAGTCCAGATGCATTCATTACCACTCCCGTGCTGGAACTCATGCAACGGCCCGATACTCTCGCCATGCCCACCATAGTTGCCTACAATTCGGGAGAAGGCCTAACATATTTGAAGCACCAGGTCTTAGAGGTGGTCGACGAAGACCTTGCGCGCTTTATCCCCCGCAATATTCCATTGCCGTATGATCATCCAGAACTAAAAATGCTGGTGCAAAAAGTTCGTGAATTCTATTTTGGTGGTGAAAAAATTACACAAGAGCACCTTCAAAACTTAACCGATTTATTATCAGATTATCATCTTGTCTATGATATACATCTGGCGACAAAATTCCAAGCGATTCATCAACCACGTGCTCCACTCTACGCCTTGCgcttcgattacgaaggtgatcgtgattttttcaagaaaatgtataaattaGAACACCTGAATGGTTCCTGTCACGGAGATGAAATAAATTATCTTCTTCAATATGTCGGAGAGGACATGAGCACATTTTCAGAGAGCGATTTACAAGCCACCAAACATTTAAGTGCATTGTGGACCAACTTTGCGCGCCATGGCAATCCGACACCAAAGAACAGTGACATTGCGAAGGAGTTGGGCATTGAGTGGACACCTGTTAAAAGACCTTTGCAAGGTGAAGATTGTAACCTGGACTACTTCATCTTTGATCGACAATGTAGCACGCAACAAGATCCGGACAGCGCTCGGATTCAATTCTGGGagaatgtatataaaaaatataagatgCAGGACTATTCTGTTCTAGACGCAAGAGACTAA
- the LOC128865885 gene encoding esterase E4-like codes for MFQNIFSRSHRYLQPCSALKYYSKIKSSKEVKVQVRQGVVVGREERLPNGTPFHCFQGIPYAVPPLGKLRFQPPVPLEQFDAPELDCTSPKDPCYQRDSVTREPVGSENCLHLNLYTPVKSSSQPLPVMVWIHGGGFLFGHGQTFLPLSLVSEDVIVVSINYRLGLWGFACLPEAGIWGNAGLKDQRQALVWVQENIANFNGDPNNVTLFGESSGACCVSLHSLVSHAHKLFHKAIMQSGTANSEWVFQRKPREKMYHLCDLLGCYSKDPKEMLKFLQSNEKVTPDIVLGKTRVLLLPDERRRGFPFPLRPVLEDSSSPDAFIDTPVLELMQRTDTLTMPTIIGYNSAEALTILRRQNLEEIEGDLSRFVPRNIPLPFDHPEIQSFVQNIREFYFGGHKITKEHLQGLANLLTDYHFLIDIHLAIKLQAIHQPRAPLYAYRFNYTGGRDFFKRSFKLEHLDGACHGDELNYLFQYFEDDMSTFSESDAQTTKRLSAMWANFARYGNPTPKNSDIAKELGIAWTPVKRPMESDDWKLDYLSIDRKCSMQQDPDNDRIQFWQNVYKKYKAKDYSIINAKL; via the exons atgtttcaaaatatattttcacgTTCTCACAGATACTTGCAGCCGTGTAGTGCTCTCAAATATTATAGTAAAATT AAATCATCGAAGGAAGTTAAAGTGCAAGTGCGCCAAGGTGTCGTTGTTGGACGAGAAGAACGTCTGCCGAATGGGACACCATTTCACTGCTTCCAAGGAATACCATATGCAGTGCCGCCACTAGGGAAATTACGCTTCCAG CCACCAGTTCCATTGGAGCAATTTGACGCCCCTGAATTGGATTGCACAAGCCCAAAAGACCCATGTTATCAGCGAGATAGTGTCACAAGAGAGCCCGTTGGTTCAGAAAATTGCCTCCATTTAAATTTGTACACCCCTGTTAAGTCTTCAAGTCAGCCACTTCCAGTTATGGTTTGGATACATGGTGGAGGTTTCCTGTTCGGTCATGGCCAAAC ATTCTTGCCACTTAGTCTTGTGTCGGAGGATGTCATTGTGGTGTCGATTAATTATCGTTTAGGCCTATGGGGGTTTGCATGCTTGCCAGAGGCAGGAATATGGGGCAATGCTGGTCTCAAAGATCag CGGCAAGCCCTGGTCTGGGTACAAGAAAATATTGCCAACTTTAATGGTGACCCAAACAATGTAACATTATTTGGAGAGAGTTCGGGAGCTTGTTGTGTAAGTCTACACTCATTAGTATCGCATGCACACAAACTTTTCCATAAAGCTATTATGCAGAGTGGCACTGCAAACTCGGAATGGGTATTCCAACGCAAACCAAGGGAAAAGATGTATCACCTTTGCGATTTGCTGGGTTGTTACTCGAAGGATCCGAAGGAAATGCTTAAGTTTCTACAATCGAATGAAAAGGTTACTCCTGACATAGTTCTGGGAAAGACAAGAGTTCTACTTTTACCTGACGAGCGACGTCGTGGCTTCCCTTTTCCGTTACGGCCTGTACTTGAAGATTCGAGCAGCCCGGATGCATTCATTGATACTCCCGTGCTTGAGCTCATGCAACGGACCGATACTCTCACAATGCCCACCATAATTGGCTACAATTCGGCAGAAGCCTTAACAATTTTAAGACGTCAGAATTTAGAAGAGATTGAGGGAGATCTTTCGCGCTTTGTTCCTCGCAATATTCCATTACCATTCGATCATCCAGAAATACAATCGTTTGTACAAAATATTCGAGAATTCTATTTCGGAGGtcataaaattacaaaagagCACCTTCAAGGTTTAGCCAATTTATTAACAGACTATCATTTTCTTATCGATATACACTTAGCAATAAAATTACAAGCGATTCATCAACCACGTGCGCCACTCTACGCTTATCGCTTCAATTACACGGGAGGACGTGATTTTTTCAAGCGATCATTTAAATTAGAGCATCTAGATGGTGCGTGTCACGGAGATGAACTAAATtatctttttcaatatttcgaagaTGATATGAGCACATTTTCGGAGAGTGATGCACAAACCACCAAACGTTTAAGTGCGATGTGGGCCAACTTTGCACGCTATGGTAATCCGACACCAAAGAACAGTGACATTGCGAAGGAGTTGGGCATTGCGTGGACGCCTGTTAAGAGACCAATGGAGAGTGATGATTGGAAACTGGACTATTTAAGCATTGATCGAAAATGTAGCATGCAACAAGATCCTGACAACGATCGCATTCAATTCTGGCAGAATGTATATAAGAAATATAAGGCGAAGGATTATTCGATCATAAACGCAAAACTCTAA